A part of Pectinatus sottacetonis genomic DNA contains:
- a CDS encoding S1C family serine protease — MLKNVKYRSYFSHGLSFLAGVLVIMIVLLSGCSLGSADNNKGTAAYNTQQAAKKTSQGPISAARDTAVVRAAKAVGPAVVGITNKAVARDWFNNQVEISQGVGSGVIFKSDGYIVTNNHVIAGAKEITVSLADGRTLPGKLVGTDPVTDIAVVKIDAKNLPVAKFGNSDDIMVGEPAIAIGNPMGLEFQGSVTAGVISALNRTLNIGEGRVKLLQTDAAINPGNSGGALVNADGLVIGINSAKLAAAGVEGMGFAIPINTVRPIIDQIIAKGHVSRPYLGVGVFDKNTAAKSGYLLNIDRGVYVVQVENNGPAAKAGIRRGDIIEKIDGKAINTVNDLRDTIATHKISDKVSLVIVRNGKEITVEAQLEEMPARNQ, encoded by the coding sequence ATGTTGAAGAATGTTAAGTATAGGTCTTATTTTTCACATGGATTGTCTTTTTTGGCGGGAGTTTTAGTCATAATGATAGTCTTGTTATCAGGCTGTTCTCTGGGCTCAGCGGATAACAATAAAGGCACAGCTGCTTACAATACGCAACAGGCAGCTAAAAAAACTTCACAGGGGCCAATTTCTGCAGCACGTGATACAGCTGTGGTTCGCGCGGCAAAGGCAGTAGGGCCAGCAGTCGTTGGAATAACTAATAAGGCTGTGGCTCGTGATTGGTTTAATAATCAGGTGGAAATCAGCCAGGGTGTTGGTTCCGGCGTAATATTCAAAAGTGACGGATATATCGTAACAAATAACCACGTTATTGCAGGAGCTAAGGAAATTACGGTATCTCTGGCTGATGGACGTACGCTTCCAGGCAAACTTGTTGGAACTGATCCGGTAACCGATATAGCTGTTGTTAAGATAGATGCTAAAAATCTTCCCGTTGCTAAGTTTGGTAATTCAGATGATATCATGGTGGGAGAACCAGCTATTGCCATAGGAAACCCAATGGGACTGGAATTTCAGGGTAGTGTTACAGCAGGTGTCATAAGTGCCTTGAATCGTACACTTAATATAGGGGAAGGCCGTGTTAAATTATTGCAGACTGATGCGGCAATAAATCCTGGTAATTCAGGCGGAGCACTTGTAAATGCCGATGGGCTTGTCATAGGGATAAATAGTGCTAAACTGGCTGCCGCCGGAGTTGAAGGCATGGGTTTTGCTATTCCCATAAATACTGTAAGGCCGATAATAGATCAAATAATAGCCAAGGGGCATGTATCAAGACCATATCTTGGTGTAGGTGTATTTGACAAAAACACCGCGGCAAAAAGTGGGTATCTCCTTAATATCGATAGGGGCGTTTATGTTGTACAGGTAGAAAATAATGGTCCGGCGGCAAAAGCAGGGATACGCCGTGGCGATATCATTGAAAAGATAGATGGTAAAGCTATTAATACCGTGAATGACTTGCGTGACACTATTGCGACACATAAAATTTCTGATAAAGTTTCACTCGTAATAGTAAGAAATGGTAAGGAAATAACCGTTGAAGCACAGCTGGAAGAAATGCCGGCAAGGAATCAGTGA
- the rlmH gene encoding 23S rRNA (pseudouridine(1915)-N(3))-methyltransferase RlmH, whose amino-acid sequence MKITVISAGKIKEKYLREGIAEFCKRLRPFTQLEIIEIMEEKMPDSPSPAAKEKILIAEGKRLMRRIPANDFLFVLDVYGRQLSSEDFAAKISTLGLNGRSKFTFIIGGPFGLSEELREKADMRISFSSMTFTHQMVKLLLVEQVYRAFKINNGEKYHW is encoded by the coding sequence GTGAAAATAACGGTAATAAGCGCAGGAAAAATCAAGGAAAAATATTTACGTGAGGGAATAGCTGAGTTTTGTAAAAGACTACGTCCTTTTACCCAGCTGGAGATCATTGAAATTATGGAAGAAAAAATGCCCGATTCGCCTTCTCCCGCGGCAAAAGAGAAAATTCTTATTGCTGAAGGGAAAAGACTCATGCGGCGAATTCCTGCAAATGATTTTTTATTTGTGCTTGATGTATATGGACGGCAGCTTTCTTCAGAGGATTTTGCCGCTAAAATAAGTACATTGGGACTTAATGGCAGAAGCAAATTTACCTTTATAATAGGAGGACCATTTGGCTTATCGGAGGAACTACGCGAAAAAGCCGATATGCGTATAAGTTTTTCCTCGATGACATTTACACACCAAATGGTAAAGTTGCTTCTGGTAGAACAGGTTTATCGGGCTTTTAAAATAAATAATGGAGAAAAATATCATTGGTAA